A part of Acidimicrobiales bacterium genomic DNA contains:
- a CDS encoding diguanylate cyclase, with amino-acid sequence MTSPDPWLQGAGIDEAGRFVLASLPDVVLLLDGGGVLRFAGGAIDETLGYEPADQLGTSVFDKVHPDDVEYALGALSEVVRKVGGHAPVQLRVRHADGHWVDVELSASTPVAPSGEQLAVLSLRPLAFRDLLPERRRRLERLVQDVARTCAAARSADLDAVIGRALADLGAFFAADSVLLEAVDHGHALVHLDHEWTAVGVPSARAYQPEVPLGDLLWDARSRASEWFVLVEDLREPLPGAGHQLELLTALGVRAVADVPITSGQVLIGILSVRWNRPHPFEWDDADAGLLRTLGDVLSVTVQRLHAERQLQQQALHDQLTGLPNRAALGSAMRPALARLARHRGVVAVLFADLNGFKAVNDEHGHDVGDRVLVEVARRVQGAVRPADTVCRLGGDEFVVLCQDLSSPAEAHAVAQRIRDEVAGLRQVDGFELRLGASVGVAWTDAPTDPDDLLREADRSMYEAKPR; translated from the coding sequence GTGACGAGCCCCGACCCGTGGCTCCAGGGAGCCGGCATCGACGAGGCCGGCCGCTTCGTGCTGGCCAGCCTCCCCGACGTGGTGCTGCTGCTCGACGGCGGGGGCGTGCTGCGCTTCGCGGGCGGGGCGATCGACGAGACCCTCGGCTACGAGCCAGCCGACCAGCTGGGCACGAGCGTGTTCGACAAGGTCCACCCCGACGACGTCGAGTACGCGCTGGGCGCCCTGAGCGAGGTGGTGCGGAAGGTGGGCGGGCACGCGCCGGTCCAGCTGCGCGTGCGCCACGCCGACGGGCACTGGGTCGACGTCGAGCTGTCGGCGTCCACGCCGGTGGCGCCGTCGGGCGAGCAGCTCGCCGTGCTGAGCCTGCGGCCGCTCGCCTTCCGCGACCTCCTCCCCGAGCGCCGCCGCCGCCTCGAGCGCCTGGTGCAGGACGTCGCCCGCACCTGCGCGGCGGCCCGGTCGGCCGACCTCGACGCCGTCATCGGCCGGGCCCTGGCCGACCTGGGCGCCTTCTTCGCAGCCGACTCCGTCCTCCTGGAGGCCGTCGACCACGGTCACGCCCTGGTGCACCTCGACCACGAGTGGACGGCCGTCGGGGTGCCGTCGGCCCGGGCCTACCAGCCCGAGGTCCCCCTCGGCGATCTCCTGTGGGACGCACGCAGCCGGGCCAGCGAGTGGTTCGTGCTCGTCGAGGACCTGCGGGAGCCGCTGCCGGGGGCCGGCCACCAGCTCGAGCTGCTCACCGCGCTCGGCGTCCGGGCCGTGGCCGACGTGCCCATCACCTCGGGTCAGGTGCTGATCGGCATCCTCTCGGTCCGCTGGAACCGGCCCCACCCCTTCGAGTGGGACGACGCCGACGCGGGTCTGCTCCGTACCCTGGGCGACGTGCTCTCGGTCACGGTGCAGCGGCTGCACGCCGAGCGCCAATTGCAGCAGCAGGCCCTCCACGATCAGCTGACCGGGCTACCGAACCGGGCGGCGCTGGGGAGCGCCATGCGCCCGGCGCTGGCACGTCTGGCCCGCCACCGCGGTGTCGTCGCGGTGCTGTTCGCCGACCTGAACGGGTTCAAGGCCGTCAACGACGAGCACGGCCACGACGTGGGCGACCGGGTGCTGGTGGAGGTGGCCAGGCGCGTGCAGGGGGCGGTGCGGCCGGCCGACACGGTGTGCCGGCTGGGCGGCGACGAGTTCGTGGTGCTGTGCCAGGACCTCTCCTCTCCGGCCGAGGCTCACGCCGTCGCCCAGCGCATCCGAGACGAGGTCGCCGGCCTCCGGCAGGTCGACGGCTTCGAGCTCCGACTCGGAGCCAGCGTCGGCGTGGCCTGGACGGACGCACCGACCGATCCGGACGACCTCCTGCGCGAGGCCGACCGCTCCATGTACGAGGCCAAGCCCCGCTGA
- a CDS encoding sterol desaturase family protein, with product MTALLVATGGFLALELVGALAHRFLLHGPWWSLHRSHHLRPSANVQSGDLVPLVLVLVWAGALVAGRAWWSPLAWFAAGALAQVVLHVLVHDLGIHRRFGLPRVPLLGPWVRAHDRHHRTLGKPYGVLLAASRRPV from the coding sequence ATGACGGCGCTGCTGGTCGCCACCGGCGGCTTCCTGGCGCTGGAGCTGGTCGGCGCGCTGGCGCACCGGTTCCTGCTCCACGGTCCGTGGTGGTCCCTGCACCGCTCGCACCACCTGCGGCCGTCGGCCAACGTGCAGTCCGGCGACCTGGTGCCGCTCGTCCTGGTGCTCGTCTGGGCGGGCGCGCTGGTGGCCGGGCGGGCGTGGTGGTCGCCGCTGGCGTGGTTCGCAGCGGGAGCCCTCGCCCAGGTCGTGCTGCACGTCCTCGTGCACGATCTCGGCATCCACCGCCGGTTCGGCCTTCCCCGGGTGCCGCTGCTCGGCCCCTGGGTCCGGGCCCACGATCGGCACCACCGGACCCTCGGCAAGCCCTACGGGGTGCTCCTCGCGGCGTCGCGCCGCCCCGTGTGA
- a CDS encoding DNA starvation/stationary phase protection protein, with protein MSIDIGIGEEQRREIADGLARLLADSYTLYLKTHNFHWNVTGPMFTTLHVMFEQQYTELALAVDQIAERIRSLGFPAPGSYTEFMRRSSIAEADGVPAAEEMVRQLVEGQEAVARTARSLFAVVEGAHDEPTADLLTQRLQVHEKTAWMLRSLLEG; from the coding sequence ATGAGCATCGACATCGGGATCGGGGAGGAGCAGCGGCGGGAGATCGCCGACGGGCTGGCACGGCTGCTGGCCGACTCGTACACGCTCTACCTGAAGACCCACAACTTCCACTGGAACGTCACCGGGCCCATGTTCACGACCCTGCACGTGATGTTCGAGCAGCAGTACACCGAGCTGGCGCTGGCCGTGGACCAGATCGCCGAGCGCATCCGCTCGCTGGGGTTCCCGGCGCCCGGCAGCTACACGGAGTTCATGCGGCGGTCGTCCATCGCCGAGGCCGACGGGGTGCCCGCGGCCGAGGAGATGGTGCGCCAGCTGGTCGAGGGCCAAGAGGCCGTGGCCCGCACCGCCAGGAGCCTGTTCGCGGTGGTGGAGGGCGCCCACGACGAGCCCACCGCCGACCTCCTCACCCAGCGCCTCCAGGTGCACGAGAAGACGGCGTGGATGCTCCGCAGCCTGCTCGAGGGTTGA
- a CDS encoding AzlC family ABC transporter permease, with protein sequence MAARRRILRDSAGIGIATGAYGLSFGALAAAAGLSLGQTCTLSLAMFTGASQFALVGVLDGGGAAASAAATAVLLGTRNAFYGLRLATLLDVRGARRLAAAQLVIDESTAMAVGATDRAASRLGFWATGVAVFVLWNLATVIGAVGADALTNPSVLGLDAAAAAAFLALLAPQLQGRTVWATAAAAAVAALALTPILPPGLPVLAAAGVAAVAGWRPPPGLPAGRRGTR encoded by the coding sequence GTGGCGGCCCGCCGGCGGATCCTGCGCGACAGCGCCGGCATCGGCATCGCCACCGGCGCCTACGGGCTCTCGTTCGGGGCGCTGGCCGCCGCCGCCGGGCTGTCGCTGGGCCAGACGTGCACGCTGTCGCTGGCGATGTTCACCGGTGCCTCGCAGTTCGCCCTGGTCGGCGTGCTCGACGGGGGTGGGGCGGCCGCGTCCGCGGCCGCGACGGCCGTGCTGCTCGGCACCCGCAACGCCTTCTACGGGCTGCGCCTGGCGACGCTGCTCGACGTGCGCGGCGCCCGCCGGCTGGCCGCCGCCCAGCTCGTGATCGACGAGTCCACGGCCATGGCCGTCGGCGCCACGGACCGGGCGGCCTCCCGCCTCGGCTTCTGGGCGACCGGCGTGGCGGTGTTCGTGCTGTGGAACCTGGCGACGGTGATCGGGGCCGTGGGCGCCGACGCGCTCACGAACCCGTCGGTCCTCGGCCTCGACGCGGCCGCGGCCGCCGCCTTCCTCGCCCTCCTGGCCCCGCAGCTCCAGGGCCGGACCGTGTGGGCCACCGCCGCAGCCGCGGCGGTGGCCGCGCTGGCCCTCACGCCGATCCTCCCCCCGGGGCTCCCCGTGCTGGCCGCCGCCGGCGTGGCGGCGGTGGCCGGCTGGCGCCCGCCGCCGGGCCTGCCGGCCGGCCGTCGGGGCACACGGTGA
- a CDS encoding nitronate monooxygenase: MARRTLRTPLCDLLGIEYPIISAGMGPSLIGEKTGAPVELVVAVSEAGGLGVLGGAGYTVEELRDAIHEIRSRTDKPFGVDLLLPAQQVAAGDQPYDGPQRTPLRDVLNFVPDEHRAWLLRVKDELGLPDTEATIASGTTTSRPHAAVQACLEEQVPLFCAGLGNPGFMVQAAHEAGTKVLGIAGNARNAGRIAQSGADLVVAQGHEAGGHTGNVGSMALWPQAIDAAAPTPVLAAGGVGDGRGVAAALAMGCVGVWVGTRFLASVEGGALPIQKEAIVAAGDEDTRRTKIYTGKTSRATYNKFHDLWDESGLDPLPFPLQVLLASAVVDMLNSAGKSEYVGPFAGQVSGLIHEIKPAAEIVEEMVEEAVDILTRRLPATVHAG; encoded by the coding sequence GTGGCCAGGCGAACGTTGCGAACCCCGCTCTGCGACCTGCTGGGCATCGAGTACCCGATCATCTCCGCCGGCATGGGACCCAGCCTCATCGGCGAGAAGACGGGCGCGCCGGTCGAGCTGGTCGTCGCCGTGTCCGAGGCGGGCGGCCTCGGTGTGCTGGGCGGTGCCGGCTACACGGTGGAGGAGCTGCGCGACGCCATCCACGAGATCCGCTCGCGCACCGACAAGCCCTTCGGGGTCGACCTGCTGCTGCCCGCCCAACAGGTCGCCGCCGGCGACCAGCCCTACGACGGGCCGCAGCGGACGCCGCTGCGCGACGTGCTGAACTTCGTGCCCGACGAGCACCGTGCCTGGCTCCTCCGGGTCAAGGACGAGCTCGGCCTGCCCGACACCGAGGCCACGATCGCGTCCGGCACCACCACCTCGCGCCCGCACGCGGCGGTGCAGGCGTGCCTGGAGGAGCAGGTCCCCCTGTTCTGCGCAGGGCTGGGCAACCCGGGGTTCATGGTGCAGGCGGCCCACGAGGCCGGCACCAAGGTGCTCGGCATCGCCGGCAACGCCCGCAACGCCGGCCGCATCGCGCAGTCCGGCGCCGATCTGGTGGTGGCCCAGGGCCACGAGGCCGGTGGGCACACCGGCAACGTGGGGTCGATGGCGCTCTGGCCGCAGGCCATCGACGCGGCCGCTCCGACGCCGGTGCTCGCCGCCGGGGGCGTCGGCGACGGCCGAGGCGTGGCCGCCGCGCTGGCCATGGGCTGCGTGGGCGTGTGGGTCGGCACCCGATTCCTGGCCTCGGTGGAGGGCGGCGCCCTGCCGATCCAGAAGGAGGCCATCGTGGCGGCCGGCGACGAGGACACGCGCCGCACGAAGATCTACACGGGCAAGACCTCGCGGGCCACCTACAACAAGTTCCACGACCTCTGGGACGAGTCGGGGCTGGATCCACTCCCCTTCCCGCTCCAGGTCCTGCTCGCCTCGGCCGTGGTCGACATGCTCAACAGCGCGGGCAAGAGCGAGTACGTGGGGCCGTTCGCCGGTCAGGTCTCGGGCCTGATCCACGAGATCAAGCCGGCGGCCGAGATCGTGGAGGAGATGGTCGAGGAGGCGGTCGACATCCTCACCCGGAGGCTTCCCGCCACCGTCCACGCCGGCTGA
- a CDS encoding AzlD domain-containing protein gives MIWAAVLSGAAGCFALKLAGLSVPRRWLDHPRIQRVAVLLPVALLAALAATLTFADGQHLTIDARAAGVAAAAVAIRLRAPFLAVVAVAAATAALVRLV, from the coding sequence GTGATCTGGGCGGCGGTCCTGTCGGGGGCGGCCGGGTGCTTCGCGCTGAAGCTGGCCGGGCTGTCGGTGCCCCGGCGGTGGCTCGACCACCCCCGGATCCAGCGGGTGGCGGTGCTGCTCCCGGTGGCACTGCTCGCGGCCCTGGCCGCCACCCTCACCTTCGCCGACGGGCAGCACCTCACGATCGACGCCCGCGCCGCGGGCGTGGCCGCGGCCGCCGTCGCCATCCGCCTGCGCGCGCCGTTCCTCGCCGTGGTCGCCGTCGCCGCCGCCACGGCCGCACTCGTCCGGCTGGTGTGA
- a CDS encoding YihY/virulence factor BrkB family protein produces the protein MRVRWWAGSLLDRWRADNVSLVAGGVAFYSLFSFLPATVVLASLYGMLAGSEPVSFPETGPLAALPPDVRELLANQLDAIRRAPGTGLTVAALVGVVVSLWSASSAVKQLVVAVNLIVTGQERRSFVRLRLLGAGLTAALLVVLAAALTLTAVVPVLVAGTDLPRWAEALIDLVRWPLLALATMLLFAVLARVGPERPPAAFRLVTAGSLTAAGVWLAASVGFSSFVADSARYRAAYGSLVGAAVTLVWFWLFAAALLVGTQVDVLRAAGETGSPNPRHPSPRHPSR, from the coding sequence ATGCGTGTGCGCTGGTGGGCCGGCTCGCTGCTCGACCGCTGGCGGGCCGACAACGTCTCGCTGGTCGCAGGGGGGGTGGCCTTCTACAGCCTGTTCTCCTTCCTGCCGGCCACCGTGGTGCTGGCGAGCCTCTACGGGATGCTGGCGGGCTCCGAGCCGGTCTCGTTCCCCGAGACCGGCCCCCTCGCGGCCCTGCCCCCCGACGTGCGCGAGCTGCTCGCCAACCAGCTCGACGCCATCCGGCGGGCGCCGGGCACGGGCCTCACCGTCGCCGCCCTGGTCGGCGTGGTGGTGTCGCTGTGGTCGGCCTCCAGCGCCGTCAAGCAGCTGGTGGTGGCCGTGAACCTGATCGTCACCGGGCAGGAGCGGCGCTCGTTCGTGCGCCTCCGGCTGCTCGGCGCCGGCCTCACCGCCGCCCTGCTGGTGGTGCTCGCGGCGGCCCTCACCCTCACCGCCGTGGTGCCGGTGCTGGTGGCCGGTACCGACCTGCCCCGGTGGGCGGAGGCCCTCATCGACCTCGTCCGGTGGCCGCTGCTGGCGCTCGCCACCATGCTGCTGTTCGCGGTGCTCGCGCGGGTCGGGCCCGAACGGCCACCCGCCGCCTTCCGGCTCGTGACCGCTGGCTCGCTCACGGCTGCGGGCGTGTGGCTGGCCGCGTCGGTCGGGTTCTCGTCGTTCGTCGCCGACTCGGCGCGCTACCGGGCCGCGTACGGCTCGCTGGTCGGCGCGGCAGTGACGCTGGTGTGGTTCTGGTTGTTCGCGGCCGCCCTGCTGGTGGGCACGCAGGTCGACGTGCTGCGGGCCGCTGGCGAGACGGGCAGCCCCAACCCTCGGCACCCAAGCCCTCGGCACCCCAGCCGCTGA
- a CDS encoding right-handed parallel beta-helix repeat-containing protein produces the protein MHRSARRVQMVGVIMALLLAGGSLAACGEQGPTSGTPATAGTRYDIGSPRLTDVWLDPAHGDDRASGADRAHALGTMAAAWSRVPVDLAAAGTGVRILITPGTVPVESLPNNWYEGRRGTYEAPIVLQAADGPGTVTLQGGMNVLDVSYLYLVDLRLVAGGGEPAVTDTVLHGERVDHLLVRSSVLVGGRDDSHETVKVNQSSWVFIEDSDISGSYENPIDFVAVQHGHVIGNVIHDGGDWCLYVKGGSAHLLVDANEVHHCGTGGVSAGQGSGFEYLTSPWLHHEASGIEITNNVIHDTDGAGLGVNGGYNVLLAYNTLYRVGRRSHVIEVVLGSRGCDGDGDACRLHNEAGGWGPAAVADGAQVIPDRHVYVVNNLVVNPAGFRSEWQHLAVGAPVEAPVGWNLPAVVRADDDLVIAGNVIWNGPADLPLGVEDTGACTDTNPTCSAAQLRRDNAINTVQPELVDPEHGDYRLAAPVAVRTVPVPPVDWSDAPDRPDVRSLPAVRTDAVQHTRLGEPRDLPGQPGAS, from the coding sequence GTGCACCGGTCCGCCCGCAGGGTGCAGATGGTCGGCGTGATCATGGCCCTGCTGCTCGCGGGTGGCTCGCTCGCAGCCTGCGGGGAGCAGGGTCCGACATCCGGCACACCCGCGACCGCCGGGACTCGCTACGACATCGGCAGCCCGCGGCTCACCGACGTGTGGCTGGATCCGGCGCACGGCGACGATCGGGCCAGCGGGGCTGATCGTGCCCACGCCCTGGGCACGATGGCCGCCGCGTGGTCGCGGGTTCCCGTCGACCTGGCCGCCGCGGGCACGGGCGTGAGGATCCTGATCACGCCGGGCACGGTCCCGGTCGAGTCCCTCCCGAACAACTGGTACGAGGGCCGCCGGGGCACCTACGAGGCACCGATCGTGCTCCAGGCTGCCGACGGGCCGGGGACGGTCACGCTCCAGGGCGGCATGAACGTGCTCGACGTCTCGTACCTCTACCTCGTCGACCTGCGCCTAGTGGCCGGCGGCGGCGAGCCCGCGGTCACCGACACCGTGTTGCACGGCGAGCGCGTCGACCACCTGCTGGTGCGCTCCTCCGTGCTCGTCGGCGGGCGCGACGACAGCCACGAGACCGTCAAGGTCAACCAGTCGTCGTGGGTCTTCATCGAGGACAGCGACATCTCCGGCTCGTACGAGAACCCGATCGACTTCGTGGCGGTGCAGCACGGCCACGTGATCGGCAACGTGATCCACGACGGCGGCGACTGGTGCCTCTACGTGAAGGGCGGCTCGGCCCACCTCCTCGTCGACGCCAACGAGGTGCACCACTGCGGCACCGGCGGCGTGAGCGCCGGCCAGGGCAGCGGGTTCGAGTACCTCACCTCCCCCTGGCTCCACCACGAGGCGTCCGGCATCGAGATCACGAACAACGTCATCCACGACACCGACGGCGCCGGCCTGGGCGTCAACGGCGGGTACAACGTGCTGCTCGCCTACAACACCCTGTACCGGGTGGGCCGCCGCAGCCACGTGATCGAGGTGGTGCTCGGCAGCCGGGGCTGCGACGGCGACGGCGACGCCTGCCGCCTGCACAACGAGGCGGGGGGCTGGGGCCCGGCCGCCGTGGCCGACGGCGCCCAGGTGATCCCCGACCGTCACGTGTACGTGGTGAACAACCTGGTCGTGAACCCGGCCGGCTTCCGCAGCGAGTGGCAGCACCTCGCCGTCGGCGCCCCCGTGGAGGCTCCGGTCGGCTGGAACCTGCCGGCGGTCGTCCGGGCCGACGACGACCTGGTCATCGCCGGGAACGTGATCTGGAACGGGCCGGCCGACCTGCCCCTCGGCGTCGAGGACACCGGCGCCTGCACCGACACCAACCCCACCTGCTCGGCCGCCCAGCTGCGGCGCGACAACGCCATCAACACCGTGCAGCCCGAACTGGTCGACCCCGAGCACGGCGACTACCGACTGGCCGCACCCGTCGCCGTGCGGACCGTGCCCGTGCCCCCGGTCGACTGGAGCGACGCCCCCGACCGGCCCGACGTGCGCTCGCTGCCGGCGGTTCGCACCGACGCCGTGCAGCACACCCGGCTGGGGGAGCCCCGCGACCTGCCCGGCCAGCCCGGCGCCTCCTGA
- a CDS encoding helix-turn-helix domain-containing protein, which produces MSTEQAGGDGELWRQASALADPTRLRLYRYLRDADGPVDVAELTDLVGLHHTAVRQHLARLREAGLVDEARQATGRPGRPRLVYRAAGVEPTLVVTDAYRRLSMLLADALRAGGPPSEAVRAAGRAAGRRAAEGVAIDGVTAFEEEARRLGFSPRRVARGRSVELVLERCPFADVAAADPALVCGLHLGLAEGLADAVGGVEVLGLTVRDPHTAGCRLRLRRLPG; this is translated from the coding sequence GTGAGCACGGAGCAGGCGGGCGGGGACGGGGAGCTGTGGCGGCAGGCGAGCGCCCTGGCCGACCCCACTCGCCTGCGGCTCTACCGGTACCTGCGCGATGCCGACGGCCCGGTCGACGTGGCCGAGCTCACCGACCTGGTCGGCCTGCACCACACGGCCGTGCGCCAGCACCTGGCCCGGCTGCGCGAGGCGGGGCTGGTCGACGAGGCGCGGCAGGCCACCGGCCGGCCCGGCCGGCCGCGCCTCGTCTACCGGGCCGCCGGGGTCGAGCCCACGCTGGTCGTGACCGACGCGTACCGCCGGCTGTCGATGCTGCTGGCCGACGCCCTCCGGGCCGGCGGGCCACCGAGCGAGGCCGTGCGGGCCGCCGGGCGGGCCGCCGGGCGCCGGGCCGCCGAGGGCGTCGCGATCGACGGGGTGACGGCCTTCGAGGAGGAGGCCCGCCGCCTCGGCTTCTCGCCCCGCCGGGTGGCGCGGGGCCGGTCGGTCGAGCTGGTGCTGGAGCGCTGCCCCTTCGCCGACGTGGCCGCAGCCGACCCGGCCCTGGTCTGCGGCCTGCACCTGGGGCTGGCCGAGGGGCTCGCCGACGCCGTCGGCGGGGTCGAGGTGCTCGGCCTCACCGTGCGCGACCCGCACACCGCCGGCTGCCGTCTGCGCCTGCGCCGACTGCCGGGCTGA
- a CDS encoding multicopper oxidase domain-containing protein, with protein sequence MSDVQPPRTGGTRQESEWTGLAWAVTLLVAVIALVVASIAVFTPLDDGNADGTVVIGDGELAAGAHDASAAASTSGDAVIDFNAEPGPEWQPFDPALLPADGATEHTLTLHATETVLEVAPGVTQQMWTFDDQVPGPILRGKVGDLFTITLVNDGEIGHSIDFHASRVAWSDEMRTIAPGESLVYQYRAEYAGIFMYHCGTAPALHHIGNGMYGAIIIDPPVLAPVDHEFVLVQSELYTGPEGGPGDLTKMQADAWDAVVFNGYVSQYTFAPIRVEPDQRVRVWVLDVGPSENSSFHIVGTVFDTVFKEGTYDLQPDERQGGSQALDLQPAQGGFVEFSFAEAGLYPVVTHKFSNVGKGALGLFQAGDVEMPAGAGH encoded by the coding sequence ATGAGCGACGTGCAGCCACCCCGAACCGGAGGGACCCGGCAGGAGAGCGAGTGGACGGGCCTCGCCTGGGCCGTGACCCTCCTGGTCGCCGTCATAGCCCTGGTCGTGGCCAGCATCGCCGTCTTCACCCCGTTGGACGACGGCAACGCCGACGGCACCGTGGTGATCGGCGACGGCGAGCTGGCGGCCGGCGCGCACGACGCCTCCGCCGCCGCGTCGACGTCGGGCGACGCCGTCATCGACTTCAACGCCGAGCCCGGCCCCGAGTGGCAGCCGTTCGACCCCGCCCTGCTGCCCGCCGACGGCGCCACCGAGCACACCCTCACCCTGCACGCCACCGAGACGGTCCTCGAGGTGGCGCCCGGGGTCACCCAGCAGATGTGGACCTTCGACGATCAGGTCCCCGGGCCGATCCTGCGGGGCAAGGTGGGCGATCTGTTCACGATCACCCTGGTGAACGACGGTGAGATCGGGCACTCGATCGACTTCCACGCCAGCCGCGTGGCGTGGAGCGACGAGATGCGCACCATCGCCCCGGGCGAGTCGCTCGTGTACCAGTACCGGGCGGAGTACGCAGGCATCTTCATGTACCACTGCGGTACGGCGCCGGCCCTGCACCACATCGGCAACGGGATGTACGGGGCCATCATCATCGACCCCCCCGTGCTGGCACCCGTCGACCACGAGTTCGTCCTCGTCCAGTCCGAGCTGTACACCGGGCCCGAGGGCGGGCCGGGCGATCTCACCAAGATGCAGGCCGACGCGTGGGACGCGGTGGTCTTCAACGGCTACGTCAGCCAGTACACGTTCGCCCCGATCCGGGTCGAGCCGGACCAGCGGGTGCGGGTGTGGGTGCTCGACGTCGGGCCCTCGGAGAACTCCTCGTTCCACATCGTGGGCACCGTCTTCGACACGGTCTTCAAGGAGGGCACGTACGACCTCCAGCCCGACGAGCGCCAGGGCGGCTCGCAGGCGCTCGACCTGCAGCCCGCACAGGGCGGGTTCGTGGAGTTCAGCTTCGCCGAGGCCGGCCTGTACCCGGTCGTGACGCACAAGTTCTCGAACGTGGGCAAGGGCGCCCTGGGGCTGTTCCAGGCCGGCGACGTGGAGATGCCCGCGGGAGCCGGCCACTGA
- a CDS encoding transcriptional repressor yields the protein MTALLDRLRQRGWRLTAQRRAVAGVLAGEHVHLTADQVLQRARAVLPEVSQATVYATLAELVAMGELREVALDGGARRFDPNVGDEHQHLVCRSCGAIRDVHPAGVGGLRLGRGDRAGYRLDGIDVTFRGLCPGCAAR from the coding sequence GTGACCGCGCTCCTCGACCGACTCCGCCAGCGGGGCTGGCGGCTCACGGCCCAGCGCCGGGCGGTGGCCGGGGTGCTGGCCGGCGAGCACGTCCACCTCACCGCCGACCAGGTGCTGCAGCGGGCCCGGGCCGTTCTCCCCGAGGTGAGCCAGGCCACCGTCTACGCCACCCTGGCCGAGCTGGTCGCCATGGGCGAGCTGCGCGAGGTCGCGCTCGACGGCGGCGCACGGCGCTTCGACCCGAACGTCGGCGACGAGCACCAGCACCTGGTGTGCCGCTCGTGCGGGGCGATCCGCGACGTGCACCCCGCCGGAGTCGGAGGGCTCCGCCTGGGGCGGGGCGATCGGGCCGGCTACCGGCTCGACGGCATCGACGTCACGTTCCGCGGCCTCTGCCCGGGCTGCGCGGCCCGCTGA